In Pseudomonas fakonensis, one DNA window encodes the following:
- a CDS encoding ketoacyl-ACP synthase III — protein sequence MIGIKSIASYVPAAGLDNYAQGAKFDKDETFILGKIGSAFLPRKAEEQETSDLCVEAVNNLFAANPELKREAIDALIVVTQNGDEEGLPHTAAIVQHKLGLPTHVAAFDISLGCSGYVYGIYALKGFMEAAGLKNGLLVTADPYSKIVNPEDRNTTMLFGDAATATWMGEDAAWQLGKSKFGTDGAGAPYLKVTDGEFYMNGRQVFNFALVKVPAHLHELLDESGLHNSDIDAFCIHQGSAAIVDAVARRFEEEPEKSEAHKFVKDMLETGNTVSSSIPLLLEKRLHDSTWKRVAISGFGVGLSWGSAILHRAE from the coding sequence ATGATCGGCATTAAAAGCATCGCGAGCTACGTGCCCGCTGCCGGCCTGGACAACTACGCGCAAGGCGCAAAATTCGACAAGGATGAAACCTTCATCCTCGGCAAGATCGGCTCGGCCTTCCTGCCGCGCAAAGCTGAAGAACAGGAAACCTCCGACCTGTGCGTCGAGGCCGTCAACAACCTGTTCGCCGCCAACCCCGAACTCAAGCGCGAAGCCATCGATGCGCTGATCGTCGTCACCCAGAACGGTGACGAAGAGGGGCTGCCGCACACCGCCGCCATCGTCCAGCACAAGCTCGGCCTGCCGACCCATGTGGCGGCCTTCGACATCTCCCTGGGTTGCTCTGGCTACGTTTACGGCATCTATGCGCTCAAGGGCTTCATGGAAGCCGCAGGGCTGAAGAACGGCCTGCTGGTCACCGCCGACCCGTACTCCAAGATCGTCAACCCCGAAGACCGCAACACCACCATGCTGTTCGGTGATGCCGCCACCGCTACCTGGATGGGCGAAGACGCCGCCTGGCAGCTGGGCAAATCGAAGTTCGGTACCGATGGCGCGGGCGCACCCTACCTGAAAGTCACCGACGGCGAGTTCTACATGAACGGCCGCCAGGTGTTCAATTTCGCCCTGGTCAAGGTGCCGGCGCACCTGCACGAGCTGCTCGACGAGTCGGGCCTGCACAACAGCGACATCGACGCCTTCTGCATTCACCAGGGCAGCGCGGCGATCGTCGATGCCGTGGCGCGGCGCTTCGAGGAAGAGCCGGAGAAGTCCGAGGCACACAAGTTCGTCAAGGACATGCTGGAGACCGGCAACACCGTGTCGTCGAGCATTCCGCTGCTGCTGGAAAAGCGCCTGCACGACAGCACCTGGAAGCGCGTGGCCATCAGTGGCTTCGGCGTTGGCCTGTCGTGGGGCTCGGCCATTCTTCACCGGGCTGAATAA
- a CDS encoding TIGR00180 family glycosyltransferase has product MQGNFAADQATPLRERLTLVVMTHNRQAFLQRTLQYYQDYPCSILVLDSSTESAAAMAAQYPGVEYLHLPQFSYMGLQAKLTYGVNLVRTPYMAFAADDDFLLFDGMNQSLDFLDANPDYGLCHGYCLNYLAQATQVLYHRRNKKVREDYAEPRAEQRLLDFMGEFIPPFYAITRTALLQQWFELLPAGTSFEWQEIGHAYFLLTNAKARLLPIPYAVRETNYGVSEHNTEVYHVLAFTDAKAVAERERYADFFAGLPTAIEGLDHAGRRQLALDSFATMADGLLKGRALTLELLWVSSWADPLKPPVRTFQPVQYVEMPFYNQAFFDQLTAFEFLIHAMPAGRLQLQELEPLLLRQEQLLQPQANDTPGTVWSRLWDALKRNAFNREVVRGLAEQLRERGDTEDSQALFAWLERLNSVPHQSGRQLLGNMRSGRLLDWLQARKPDAAAQGAIAEHLALHQGGPQFGILLLDLDNNQTALQDTFDSLVGGLSKAFRIMVFTTGEPPMATSLHNTLHFIKVSREDYVERINQIARQTSCEWLLLAEAGDQFTATGLLRAGLELMNAPECRAVAVDEIQRQANGAWHELLRPGVNLDLLQSNPALMARHWLLRREALVEAGGFDQQFVDALEYDLLLRLIERGGLNGLAHLDEPLLITAVPQAGDDEHARQALSRHLVSRGYKAQVSAPQAGTLRIDYRHVERPLVSILLLSEDNLEPLQRCVSSILQRTRYARYEVLIADNASQSPQLLEWLAQQQQAAGKVRVLQSAERLSPAALRNAAAAQAQGEYLVLLAADAEVVNANWVESLLNQAQRPEVGVVGAKLLDAKGKLGQAGLLLTADGQVLPAFAGEGAEATGYLQRLAVEQNCTAVSGACLMIGSELYRALQGLDEQAFASAYGDVDLCLKAAAEGLLTVWTPQAQVRSFSVQAEDPAALAALRDKWSAQWLGAVQGRDLKPASAAFDWLQLIA; this is encoded by the coding sequence ATGCAAGGCAATTTTGCGGCAGACCAGGCAACCCCGCTACGCGAGCGCTTGACGCTGGTAGTGATGACGCACAACCGTCAGGCGTTCCTGCAACGCACGCTGCAGTACTACCAGGACTACCCGTGCTCGATCCTGGTACTGGACTCCTCGACCGAATCGGCAGCGGCAATGGCTGCCCAGTACCCGGGCGTGGAATACCTGCACTTGCCGCAGTTTTCCTACATGGGCCTGCAGGCCAAGCTGACCTATGGCGTAAACCTGGTGCGCACGCCGTACATGGCGTTCGCCGCCGATGACGACTTCCTGCTGTTCGACGGCATGAACCAGTCGCTGGACTTCCTGGATGCCAACCCTGACTACGGCCTGTGCCACGGCTACTGCCTGAACTACCTGGCCCAGGCCACCCAGGTGCTCTACCACCGGCGCAATAAAAAGGTTCGCGAAGACTACGCCGAACCGCGCGCCGAGCAGCGCCTGCTGGACTTCATGGGCGAGTTCATCCCGCCGTTCTACGCCATCACCCGCACCGCGCTGCTGCAGCAGTGGTTCGAGCTGCTGCCAGCCGGTACCAGCTTCGAGTGGCAGGAAATCGGCCATGCCTACTTCCTGCTGACCAATGCCAAGGCGCGCCTGCTGCCGATCCCCTATGCGGTACGGGAAACCAACTACGGCGTTTCGGAGCACAACACCGAGGTGTATCACGTGCTGGCGTTTACCGATGCCAAGGCGGTTGCCGAGCGTGAACGCTACGCCGACTTCTTTGCCGGCCTGCCGACCGCTATCGAGGGCCTGGACCATGCGGGCCGGCGCCAACTGGCGCTGGACAGCTTCGCGACCATGGCCGACGGCTTGCTCAAGGGCCGGGCACTGACCCTGGAGCTGCTCTGGGTGTCGAGTTGGGCCGACCCATTGAAGCCGCCGGTGCGTACCTTCCAGCCTGTGCAGTACGTCGAGATGCCGTTCTACAACCAGGCCTTCTTCGACCAACTGACCGCGTTCGAATTCCTGATCCACGCCATGCCGGCCGGCCGCCTGCAGTTGCAGGAGCTGGAGCCGCTGCTGCTGCGCCAGGAGCAGCTGCTGCAGCCCCAGGCCAACGACACGCCGGGCACGGTGTGGTCGCGCCTGTGGGATGCACTCAAGCGCAATGCGTTCAACCGCGAGGTGGTGCGCGGCCTGGCCGAGCAGCTGCGCGAGCGGGGGGATACCGAGGACAGCCAGGCGCTGTTCGCCTGGCTGGAGCGCCTGAACAGTGTGCCGCACCAGAGCGGCCGGCAACTGCTTGGCAACATGCGTTCCGGGCGTCTGCTCGACTGGCTGCAGGCGCGCAAGCCCGATGCCGCTGCGCAAGGCGCCATCGCCGAGCACCTGGCGCTGCACCAGGGCGGGCCGCAGTTCGGCATCCTGCTGCTGGACCTGGACAACAACCAGACCGCACTGCAGGACACCTTCGACAGCCTGGTCGGTGGCCTGAGCAAGGCGTTCCGCATCATGGTGTTCACCACTGGCGAGCCGCCGATGGCCACCTCGCTGCACAACACCCTGCACTTCATCAAGGTCAGCCGCGAGGACTATGTCGAGCGGATCAACCAGATCGCCCGCCAGACCTCCTGCGAATGGCTGCTGCTGGCCGAGGCCGGTGACCAGTTCACCGCCACCGGCCTGCTGCGCGCCGGCCTTGAGCTGATGAACGCGCCAGAGTGCCGTGCGGTCGCGGTGGACGAGATCCAGCGCCAGGCCAACGGTGCCTGGCACGAACTGCTGCGCCCAGGGGTCAACCTGGACCTGCTGCAAAGCAACCCGGCGCTGATGGCGCGCCACTGGCTGCTGCGCCGTGAGGCGCTGGTGGAGGCGGGCGGTTTCGACCAGCAGTTCGTTGACGCCCTGGAATACGACCTGCTGCTGCGCCTGATCGAGCGGGGCGGCCTCAACGGCTTGGCCCACCTCGATGAGCCGCTGCTGATTACCGCCGTACCGCAGGCCGGGGACGACGAGCATGCCCGCCAGGCCCTGAGCCGGCACCTGGTGAGCCGTGGCTACAAAGCCCAGGTCAGCGCGCCACAGGCGGGCACCTTGCGCATCGACTACCGCCATGTCGAGCGGCCGCTGGTGAGCATCCTGCTGCTCAGCGAAGACAACCTGGAGCCGCTGCAACGTTGTGTCAGCAGCATCCTGCAGCGCACCCGCTATGCCCGCTACGAAGTGTTGATCGCCGACAACGCCAGCCAGTCGCCACAGCTGCTCGAGTGGCTGGCGCAACAGCAGCAGGCGGCTGGCAAGGTGCGCGTGCTGCAAAGCGCCGAGCGGCTGAGCCCGGCGGCGCTGCGCAATGCTGCTGCGGCCCAGGCTCAGGGGGAATACCTGGTGCTGCTGGCAGCCGATGCCGAAGTGGTCAATGCCAACTGGGTCGAGAGCCTGCTCAACCAGGCGCAGCGCCCCGAGGTGGGGGTGGTTGGTGCCAAGCTGCTCGACGCAAAAGGCAAGCTCGGCCAGGCCGGCCTGCTGCTGACGGCCGATGGCCAGGTGTTGCCGGCCTTTGCCGGCGAAGGCGCGGAGGCGACCGGCTACCTGCAACGCCTGGCGGTGGAGCAGAACTGCACGGCAGTGTCCGGGGCTTGCCTGATGATCGGTAGCGAGCTGTACCGGGCGTTGCAGGGCCTGGATGAGCAGGCATTCGCCAGCGCCTATGGCGATGTCGACCTGTGCTTGAAGGCCGCTGCCGAGGGCTTGTTGACGGTGTGGACGCCGCAGGCGCAAGTACGCAGCTTCAGCGTGCAGGCCGAGGATCCGGCGGCGCTGGCAGCTTTGCGCGACAAGTGGTCGGCACAGTGGCTGGGCGCGGTCCAGGGGCGCGACCTCAAGCCGGCTTCGGCGGCGTTTGACTGGCTGCAACTGATCGCCTGA
- a CDS encoding cephalosporin hydroxylase family protein — MTDSPIKAFEAECTAQIAAQGEDKALQQLSRDFYDKSAEHKYTYHFSWMGRPIIQLPQDMMAMQEIVWQVKPDLIIECGIAHGGSILYYASLLELQGHGEVLGIDIDIRAHNREAIEAHPMSKRVRMIQGSSIDEGIAAQVRAIAAGKKVIVVLDSNHTHAHVLKELELYAPLVAVGSYCVVMDTVVEDMPAGSFPDRPWDVGDNPKTAVWEYLKGNDSFEIDYQMQNKLMITVAPDGYLRRVR; from the coding sequence ATGACCGACTCGCCGATCAAGGCCTTCGAAGCCGAATGCACCGCGCAAATTGCCGCCCAGGGTGAAGACAAGGCGTTGCAGCAGCTGTCCCGCGACTTCTACGACAAGTCCGCCGAGCACAAGTACACCTACCACTTCTCGTGGATGGGCCGGCCAATCATCCAGCTGCCCCAGGACATGATGGCCATGCAGGAGATCGTCTGGCAGGTCAAGCCGGACCTGATCATCGAGTGCGGCATCGCCCACGGCGGCTCGATCCTCTACTACGCCTCCCTGCTGGAGCTGCAGGGCCATGGCGAGGTGCTGGGCATCGACATCGACATCCGCGCGCACAACCGCGAAGCCATCGAGGCGCACCCGATGAGCAAGCGCGTGCGCATGATCCAGGGCTCGAGCATCGACGAGGGCATTGCCGCGCAGGTGCGGGCGATCGCCGCGGGCAAGAAGGTCATCGTGGTGCTCGACTCCAACCACACCCACGCGCACGTGCTCAAGGAGCTGGAGCTGTACGCGCCGCTGGTGGCCGTGGGCAGCTACTGCGTGGTGATGGACACCGTGGTCGAAGACATGCCGGCCGGCTCCTTCCCCGACCGCCCGTGGGATGTGGGTGACAACCCCAAGACTGCGGTCTGGGAGTACCTCAAGGGTAACGACAGCTTCGAGATCGACTACCAGATGCAGAACAAGCTGATGATCACCGTGGCGCCGGACGGCTACCTGCGCCGGGTTCGCTGA
- a CDS encoding NAD-dependent epimerase/dehydratase family protein, producing the protein MKVLVTGATGFVGRHLVAELLARGHQVRAVARRQEPARALPWFEQVEFVSADIHDPQLAVGTLCEGIDALVHLAWPGLPNYQGLFHLEHNLMADYGFIRRAVEAGVSQVQVTGTCFEYGLQDGALSEALLCQPANPYGLAKHSLRQLLQSLARQLPFNLQWVRLFYLYGEGQNPNSLLAALDRAIDAGQACFDMSGGEQLRDFLPVQVVVANLAGLLELRDFTGVVNCCSGRPISVRNLVEAHIASRGAKIALNLGHYPYPAHEPMAFWGDARQLRTLLGACQ; encoded by the coding sequence ATGAAAGTGCTGGTCACCGGTGCCACCGGTTTTGTCGGCCGGCACCTGGTCGCCGAGCTGCTCGCCCGCGGGCATCAGGTGCGTGCCGTGGCGCGCCGGCAGGAGCCAGCCCGGGCGCTGCCGTGGTTCGAGCAGGTCGAGTTCGTCAGCGCCGATATCCACGACCCGCAGTTGGCGGTGGGTACGTTGTGCGAGGGCATCGATGCACTGGTGCACCTGGCCTGGCCCGGTTTGCCGAACTACCAGGGCCTGTTCCACCTCGAGCACAACCTGATGGCCGACTACGGTTTTATCCGCCGTGCGGTCGAAGCCGGGGTGAGCCAGGTGCAGGTCACCGGCACCTGCTTTGAATACGGGCTGCAGGACGGCGCCTTGAGCGAGGCGCTGCTGTGCCAGCCGGCCAACCCCTACGGGCTGGCCAAGCACAGCCTGCGGCAGTTACTGCAGAGCCTGGCCCGGCAATTACCGTTCAACTTGCAATGGGTGCGGCTGTTCTACCTGTATGGCGAGGGGCAGAACCCCAACAGCCTGCTGGCGGCGCTGGACCGCGCCATCGACGCAGGGCAGGCGTGCTTCGACATGTCTGGCGGTGAGCAGCTGCGCGATTTCCTGCCTGTGCAGGTGGTTGTCGCCAACCTGGCCGGGCTGCTCGAACTGCGCGATTTCACAGGCGTAGTCAATTGCTGCAGCGGTCGGCCGATATCTGTACGCAACCTGGTGGAGGCGCATATCGCCAGCCGCGGCGCGAAGATTGCGCTGAACCTGGGCCATTACCCTTACCCGGCCCACGAACCCATGGCGTTCTGGGGCGATGCCCGCCAGTTGCGGACACTGCTGGGGGCCTGCCAGTGA
- a CDS encoding class I SAM-dependent methyltransferase → MNCRGCGTCLSLPLIDLGTAPPSNAYLRADQLAAAEAWVPLKVAVCEHCWLVQTEDYTQADALFDADYAYFSSYSSSWLAHARDYVAQMVERFGLGAQSRVVEIAANDGYLLQYVAERGIACLGVEPTRSTAQAARAKGLEIREVFFGEQTAEALVAEGWSADLMAANNVLAHVPDINDFLRGFATLLKADGVATFEFPHLLCLMAEHQFDTLYHEHYSYLSLTAVNTLCARNGLEIFDVSELPTHGGSLRVFAQRAGGPQPRQASVDDLLGIEARVGVTTAAFYNTLAPAAERIKQQLLRFLLQAKAEGKRVVGYGAAAKGNTLFNYAGVKPDLLAWVADANPHKQGKFLPGSRIPVVAPERLAIEQPDYVLVLPWNLLKEVSEQQAHIREWGGRFVIAVPELTVL, encoded by the coding sequence ATGAACTGCCGTGGCTGTGGTACCTGCCTGAGCCTGCCCCTGATCGACCTCGGCACCGCGCCGCCGTCCAACGCCTACCTGCGTGCCGACCAGCTGGCCGCCGCCGAGGCCTGGGTGCCGCTGAAAGTGGCGGTGTGCGAGCACTGCTGGCTGGTGCAGACCGAGGACTACACCCAGGCCGATGCGCTGTTCGATGCCGACTACGCGTATTTCAGCTCCTACTCCAGCTCCTGGCTGGCCCATGCCCGCGACTACGTGGCGCAGATGGTCGAGCGCTTTGGCCTGGGCGCGCAAAGCCGCGTGGTGGAAATCGCGGCCAACGACGGCTACCTGCTGCAGTACGTGGCCGAGCGCGGCATCGCGTGCCTGGGGGTAGAACCCACCCGCAGCACCGCCCAGGCGGCGCGTGCCAAGGGCCTGGAAATTCGCGAGGTGTTCTTCGGCGAACAAACCGCCGAGGCGCTGGTGGCCGAGGGCTGGTCGGCCGACCTGATGGCGGCCAACAACGTGCTGGCCCACGTGCCGGACATCAACGATTTCTTGCGCGGTTTCGCCACCTTGCTCAAGGCCGATGGCGTGGCCACCTTCGAGTTCCCGCACCTTTTGTGCCTGATGGCCGAGCACCAGTTCGACACCCTGTACCACGAGCACTACTCCTACCTGTCGCTGACGGCGGTGAACACCCTGTGCGCACGCAACGGCCTGGAGATCTTCGACGTCAGCGAGTTGCCCACCCACGGCGGCTCGCTGCGGGTGTTCGCCCAGCGCGCCGGCGGCCCGCAGCCGCGCCAGGCCAGTGTCGATGATTTGCTGGGGATCGAGGCGCGGGTCGGGGTGACCACGGCGGCCTTCTACAACACCTTGGCGCCAGCAGCCGAGCGCATCAAGCAGCAGCTGCTGCGCTTCTTGCTGCAGGCCAAGGCCGAGGGCAAGCGCGTGGTCGGCTATGGCGCTGCCGCCAAGGGCAACACCTTGTTCAACTATGCCGGGGTCAAGCCCGACCTGCTGGCTTGGGTCGCCGACGCCAACCCGCACAAGCAGGGCAAGTTCCTGCCGGGCAGCCGCATCCCGGTGGTGGCGCCGGAGCGCCTGGCCATCGAGCAGCCTGACTACGTGCTGGTGTTGCCGTGGAACCTGCTCAAGGAAGTCAGCGAGCAGCAGGCGCACATCCGTGAATGGGGCGGGCGTTTCGTCATCGCCGTGCCGGAGCTGACTGTCCTATGA
- a CDS encoding dTDP-4-dehydrorhamnose 3,5-epimerase family protein yields MTDLQLQALPLDGLFSVVHKSHGDARGRFSRLFCEGSLGELGTPFHVRQINHSHTVGQGSVRGLHYQLGDSPEAKLITCLRGEVWDVAVDLRQGSPTFLHWHAEHLRAGDGRSLLIPAGFAHGFQVLSEEAELLYLHSADYAPGREGGLSVHDPKLAIDWPLAVKNLSARDAEHPWLTPSFAGVCP; encoded by the coding sequence GTGACCGATCTGCAGTTGCAAGCCTTGCCCCTGGACGGCCTGTTCAGCGTGGTACACAAAAGCCATGGCGACGCCCGTGGCCGCTTTTCGCGGTTGTTCTGCGAGGGCAGCCTGGGCGAGCTGGGCACGCCGTTCCATGTGCGCCAGATCAACCATTCGCACACCGTCGGCCAGGGCAGTGTGCGCGGCCTGCACTACCAGCTCGGCGACAGCCCGGAAGCCAAGCTCATCACCTGCCTGCGCGGCGAGGTGTGGGATGTTGCCGTGGACCTGCGCCAAGGCTCGCCGACCTTTTTGCACTGGCACGCCGAGCACCTGCGCGCCGGCGACGGCCGCAGCTTGTTGATCCCGGCCGGTTTCGCCCATGGCTTCCAGGTGTTGAGCGAGGAGGCCGAACTGCTGTACCTGCACAGCGCCGACTATGCCCCGGGCCGTGAAGGCGGGCTGTCGGTACATGACCCGAAGCTGGCCATCGACTGGCCGCTGGCTGTCAAGAATCTGTCTGCCCGGGATGCCGAACACCCCTGGCTGACGCCATCGTTTGCCGGAGTGTGTCCATGA
- the rfbG gene encoding CDP-glucose 4,6-dehydratase, with translation MEAVGLSPSFWQGKRVLLTGHTGFKGSWLALWLRELGAQVTGFALDPGSEPSLFELAEAGTGIQDVRGDLRDLGALLEVIAEAEPEIVLHLAAQPLVREAYRDPLGTYSSNVMGTLNLLEAVRQVGGVRACVLVTTDKVYANQEWPWPYRENEALGGHDPYSSSKACCELLAQSYAASFFPAAKHAEHGMAMATARAGNVLGGGDFAADRLIPDVLKAWSAGEPVTLRYPQAVRPWQHALEPLAGYLLLAERLYEEGPAYAGAWNFGPGEQDMCSVGSVVSYLARQWPDAPGVQVEQSELHEAGLLRLDSSRARQVLGWRTRWSLHECLRHTLDWHLAWQRGDNMRAFTLDQLNLYAELS, from the coding sequence ATGGAAGCAGTGGGCCTGAGCCCGTCGTTCTGGCAGGGCAAGCGGGTCCTGCTGACCGGCCACACCGGCTTCAAGGGCAGCTGGCTGGCGCTGTGGCTGCGCGAACTGGGCGCGCAGGTGACAGGCTTTGCCCTGGACCCTGGCAGCGAACCCAGCCTGTTCGAGCTGGCCGAGGCCGGCACCGGCATCCAGGATGTGCGCGGCGACCTGCGAGACCTGGGCGCGCTGCTCGAGGTGATCGCCGAAGCCGAGCCCGAGATCGTCCTGCACCTGGCGGCGCAGCCGCTGGTGCGCGAGGCTTACCGCGACCCACTGGGCACCTATTCGAGCAACGTCATGGGTACCCTCAACCTGCTGGAGGCGGTGCGCCAGGTCGGCGGTGTGCGCGCCTGCGTGCTGGTGACCACCGACAAGGTGTACGCCAACCAGGAATGGCCCTGGCCATACCGCGAGAACGAAGCCCTCGGCGGGCACGACCCGTACAGCAGCAGCAAGGCCTGCTGCGAGCTGCTGGCGCAATCCTATGCGGCGTCGTTCTTCCCGGCTGCCAAGCACGCCGAACACGGCATGGCCATGGCCACCGCGCGCGCCGGCAACGTGCTGGGCGGCGGCGACTTTGCCGCCGACCGCCTGATCCCCGACGTGCTCAAGGCGTGGTCGGCCGGCGAGCCGGTCACCCTGCGCTACCCGCAAGCCGTGCGCCCCTGGCAACACGCCCTGGAGCCGCTGGCCGGCTACCTGCTGCTGGCCGAGCGCTTGTACGAAGAAGGCCCGGCCTACGCCGGTGCCTGGAACTTCGGCCCGGGCGAGCAGGACATGTGCAGCGTAGGTTCAGTGGTCAGTTATCTGGCCCGGCAGTGGCCGGATGCACCGGGCGTGCAGGTGGAGCAGAGCGAGCTGCATGAAGCCGGCCTGCTGCGCCTGGACAGCTCCCGCGCCCGCCAGGTGCTGGGCTGGCGCACGCGCTGGTCGCTGCACGAGTGCCTGCGCCACACCCTGGACTGGCACCTGGCCTGGCAGCGCGGCGACAACATGCGCGCCTTCACCCTCGACCAGTTGAACCTGTACGCGGAGCTGTCGTGA
- the rfbF gene encoding glucose-1-phosphate cytidylyltransferase, giving the protein MKAVILAGGLGTRISEESHLKPKPMIEIGGKPILWHIMKQYSAHGIHDFVICLGYKGYAIKDFFANYFLHTSDVTFDMRANRMDVHQNYSEPWRVTLVDTGEETMTGGRLRRAARYLEDEDAFCFTYGDGVSDLNIGALVDFHLAHGKLATVTAVQPPGRYGALERDGDQVKGFVEKPRGDGGWINGGFFVLSPKVLGYIADDQTSWESEPLARLAAEAQLNAFQHDGFWHPMDTLRDKNHLEQLWQSGEAPWKQWA; this is encoded by the coding sequence ATGAAGGCGGTAATTCTGGCCGGTGGACTGGGCACGCGTATCAGCGAAGAGTCCCACCTCAAGCCCAAGCCCATGATCGAGATCGGCGGAAAGCCAATTCTCTGGCACATCATGAAGCAGTACTCGGCCCACGGTATCCATGACTTCGTGATCTGCCTGGGCTACAAGGGCTATGCGATCAAGGATTTCTTCGCCAACTACTTCCTGCATACCTCCGACGTCACCTTCGACATGCGCGCCAACCGCATGGACGTGCACCAGAACTACAGCGAGCCGTGGCGCGTCACCCTGGTCGACACCGGCGAGGAGACCATGACCGGCGGCCGCCTGCGCCGCGCCGCGCGTTACCTGGAAGACGAAGACGCCTTCTGCTTCACCTACGGTGACGGCGTGTCCGACCTGAACATCGGCGCCTTGGTGGACTTCCACCTGGCCCACGGCAAGCTCGCCACTGTCACCGCCGTACAACCGCCGGGCCGCTACGGCGCCCTTGAGCGTGACGGCGACCAGGTCAAAGGCTTCGTCGAGAAACCCCGCGGTGACGGCGGCTGGATCAACGGCGGCTTCTTCGTGCTGTCGCCCAAGGTGCTCGGCTACATCGCCGACGACCAGACCTCGTGGGAGTCCGAACCTTTGGCCCGGCTGGCCGCCGAAGCGCAGCTGAACGCCTTCCAGCACGACGGCTTCTGGCACCCGATGGACACCCTGCGCGACAAGAACCACCTCGAGCAACTCTGGCAAAGCGGGGAGGCCCCATGGAAGCAGTGGGCCTGA